Proteins encoded together in one Hymenobacter monticola window:
- a CDS encoding STAS domain-containing protein yields MTTTSTVDNGILFVRLNGDLIGSPDTDQLLQSVNQHLGEDLNQCAVDLSEIRYINSTGIGVLVSLLTKFRSRGGELVLINPADHPKKMLAITKLNNIFTVSPDETAARQQLTPAAN; encoded by the coding sequence ATGACCACCACCAGCACCGTCGACAACGGCATCCTCTTCGTCCGCCTCAACGGCGACCTCATCGGCAGCCCCGATACCGACCAACTCTTGCAATCCGTCAACCAGCACCTTGGCGAAGACCTCAACCAGTGCGCCGTCGACCTCTCCGAAATTCGCTACATCAACAGCACCGGCATCGGCGTCCTCGTTTCGCTCCTCACCAAGTTCCGTAGTCGGGGCGGTGAGTTGGTCCTCATCAACCCTGCCGACCACCCCAAAAAAATGCTGGCCATTACGAAGCTGAACAACATCTTTACCGTTTCGCCCGACGAAACCGCTGCCCGCCAGCAACTTACCCCGGCCGCCAATTAG
- a CDS encoding Fur family transcriptional regulator, translating to MSKFQTDLIDEAGQGGGGSSETGYAAKHTPSPASEAPLNTDKLDEVRKLFTAHLENKGLRKTGERYAILEEIYARSGHFDVDELYAGMKERGLQVSRATVYNTLDLLVEQGLVSKHQFGRNLAQYEKSYGYRQHDHVICTECHKVVEFCDPRIHGIQTMVGDLLNFHILHHSLNLYGICGDCRAQAAARNSHA from the coding sequence GTGAGTAAATTCCAAACTGACCTAATCGACGAAGCAGGGCAGGGGGGAGGCGGCTCGTCCGAAACCGGCTACGCCGCCAAGCACACACCCAGCCCCGCCTCCGAAGCCCCGCTAAACACCGACAAGCTCGACGAAGTCCGCAAGCTTTTCACCGCTCACCTCGAGAACAAAGGCCTGCGCAAAACCGGCGAACGCTACGCCATTCTCGAAGAAATCTACGCCCGCTCCGGCCACTTCGATGTCGACGAGCTCTACGCTGGCATGAAGGAGCGCGGCCTGCAGGTGAGCCGCGCCACGGTCTACAACACCCTCGATTTGCTGGTTGAGCAGGGCCTCGTCAGCAAGCACCAGTTCGGCCGCAACCTCGCCCAGTACGAGAAGAGCTACGGCTACCGCCAGCACGACCACGTCATTTGCACCGAATGCCATAAAGTGGTGGAATTCTGCGACCCCCGCATCCACGGCATTCAAACCATGGTCGGCGACCTGCTGAACTTCCATATCTTGCACCATTCTTTGAATCTTTACGGCATCTGCGGCGACTGCCGCGCCCAGGCCGCCGCCCGAAACTCCCACGCATGA
- a CDS encoding CHY zinc finger protein produces MKATQPITVHGNNVNARTQCAHYHSGRDIIAIQHKCCGEFYACIQCHNEAANHPAQVWPKAESQAQAIYCGNCRQTLSIASYLSSNNSCPYCQAAFNPGCANHYHLYFEQ; encoded by the coding sequence GTGAAAGCGACCCAACCTATCACCGTCCACGGCAACAACGTAAACGCGCGCACCCAATGCGCCCACTACCACTCCGGGCGCGATATCATTGCCATCCAGCACAAATGTTGCGGCGAATTCTACGCCTGCATTCAATGCCACAACGAGGCTGCCAACCACCCCGCCCAGGTCTGGCCCAAAGCCGAATCCCAAGCCCAAGCCATCTATTGCGGCAATTGCCGCCAAACCTTAAGCATTGCCAGCTACTTAAGCAGTAACAATTCCTGCCCCTATTGCCAAGCTGCCTTCAACCCCGGCTGCGCCAACCATTACCACCTCTATTTCGAGCAATAA
- a CDS encoding RelA/SpoT family protein, with protein MPPVIDLQAERQEILRHYRRLLRTAKPYLKDGDAKLIKKAFNQSLEAHKEMRRKSGEPYILHPLAVAQIAVEEIGLGTTSIVAALLHDVVEDTPTELSDIEREFGPKVARIIDGLTKISGVFEYGTSEQAENFRKMLLTLSEDVRVILIKIADRLHNMRTLDSMPRHKQLKIASETLYLYAPLAHRLGLYTIKSELEDLYLKFTDTETYTELKAKVRQSQAARNRFIKEFVQPIDEELKAQGFEYEIKGRPKSIYSILKKIKKQNITFDEVYDLFAIRVILDVPPEQEKAACWQVYSIVTDFYQPNPDRLRDWVSTPKANGYESLHTTVMSRAGQWVEVQIRSRRMDDIAEKGYAAHWKYKDTGSIQPESSLEGWVNKVREMLESNNSSALEFMDEFRQNLFVKEVYAFTPKGKLVILPDKATALDFAFDIHSQIGIHCLGAKVNQKLEPLSYQLHNGDQVEILTSHKQRPTPEWLNYVITTKARSKIKDFLRDDKRAKAEDGRFILEKRMELIGVPNTQDNFNRLLAYFNAPSAQEFYYRLAVGQIDGRAIRESLFTSEKPQPAVLEPKTFENEVQKIRGVRPDMLVVGEHTDKFNYSIARCCNPIPGDDVFGFETDQGLIIHRTSCPRAVDLMSNYGNRIVRAKWTDQLELAFLAGVRLKGSDRVGLVNDVTRIISTSLKVNMRSIALTADDGIFEGQIMVFVNDTDHLTKLIQRLRKVAGVLQVERFDS; from the coding sequence ATGCCGCCCGTTATCGACCTTCAAGCTGAGCGCCAGGAAATCCTGCGCCACTACCGCCGCCTGTTGCGCACGGCCAAGCCGTACCTGAAAGACGGCGATGCCAAGCTGATTAAAAAAGCTTTCAACCAAAGCCTGGAGGCGCATAAGGAGATGCGCCGCAAGTCGGGCGAGCCCTACATTCTGCACCCGCTGGCCGTGGCCCAGATTGCGGTAGAGGAAATTGGCCTGGGCACCACCAGCATTGTGGCCGCGCTGCTGCACGATGTGGTGGAAGACACGCCCACCGAGCTGTCGGACATTGAGCGCGAGTTCGGTCCCAAGGTGGCCCGCATCATCGACGGGCTGACCAAGATTTCGGGCGTTTTCGAATACGGCACCAGCGAACAGGCCGAGAACTTCCGCAAAATGCTGCTCACGCTGAGCGAGGACGTGCGCGTGATTCTCATAAAAATCGCCGACCGCCTGCACAACATGCGGACGCTGGACTCGATGCCGCGCCACAAGCAGTTGAAAATTGCCTCGGAAACGCTGTATTTGTATGCGCCGCTGGCCCACCGCCTCGGCCTCTATACTATAAAGAGTGAGTTGGAGGATTTATACCTCAAATTCACCGATACCGAGACGTACACGGAGCTCAAAGCCAAGGTGCGGCAGAGCCAGGCCGCGCGCAACCGCTTCATCAAGGAGTTTGTGCAGCCCATTGATGAGGAACTGAAGGCGCAGGGCTTTGAGTACGAAATCAAAGGCCGGCCGAAAAGCATCTATTCCATCCTCAAAAAGATTAAGAAGCAGAACATCACCTTCGACGAGGTGTATGACCTGTTTGCCATTCGCGTGATTCTGGACGTGCCGCCGGAGCAGGAGAAAGCCGCCTGCTGGCAGGTGTACTCCATAGTGACGGACTTCTACCAGCCCAATCCCGACCGCCTGCGCGACTGGGTGAGCACGCCCAAGGCCAACGGCTACGAAAGCCTGCACACCACCGTGATGTCGCGCGCCGGCCAGTGGGTGGAGGTGCAAATCCGCTCGCGCCGCATGGACGACATCGCCGAGAAAGGCTACGCCGCGCACTGGAAATACAAGGACACCGGCAGCATTCAGCCCGAAAGCTCCTTGGAAGGCTGGGTGAACAAGGTGCGCGAGATGCTGGAATCCAACAATTCCAGTGCCCTGGAATTCATGGACGAATTCCGCCAGAACCTGTTCGTGAAAGAGGTGTACGCCTTCACGCCCAAGGGCAAGCTGGTGATTCTGCCCGACAAAGCCACCGCGCTGGATTTCGCTTTCGACATCCACTCCCAAATCGGCATCCACTGCCTTGGCGCCAAAGTCAACCAGAAGCTGGAGCCGCTGAGCTACCAGTTGCACAACGGCGACCAGGTCGAAATCCTGACCTCGCACAAACAGCGCCCCACGCCGGAGTGGCTCAACTACGTCATCACGACCAAGGCCCGCTCCAAAATCAAGGATTTCTTGCGCGACGACAAGCGCGCTAAAGCCGAGGATGGCCGCTTCATCCTCGAAAAGCGCATGGAGCTCATTGGCGTGCCCAACACCCAAGACAATTTCAACCGCCTGCTGGCTTATTTCAACGCGCCCAGCGCCCAGGAATTCTACTACCGTCTGGCCGTGGGGCAGATTGACGGGCGCGCCATCCGCGAGTCGCTTTTTACTTCCGAAAAGCCTCAGCCGGCCGTGCTCGAACCCAAAACCTTCGAGAACGAAGTGCAGAAAATCCGCGGCGTGCGGCCCGACATGCTGGTGGTAGGCGAGCACACCGACAAGTTCAACTACAGCATCGCCCGCTGCTGCAATCCCATTCCCGGCGACGACGTGTTCGGTTTCGAAACTGACCAGGGCCTCATTATCCACCGTACTAGCTGCCCCCGCGCCGTCGACCTCATGTCGAATTACGGCAACCGCATCGTGCGCGCCAAGTGGACCGACCAGCTCGAACTGGCCTTCCTGGCCGGTGTCCGCCTCAAAGGCTCCGACCGGGTAGGCCTTGTCAACGACGTCACGCGCATCATTAGCACCAGCCTCAAGGTGAACATGCGCTCCATCGCCCTCACTGCTGACGACGGCATTTTCGAAGGCCAGATTATGGTGTTTGTCAACGACACCGACCACCTTACCAAACTCATTCAGCGCTTGCGTAAAGTGGCGGGCGTGCTCCAAGTCGAGCGGTTCGACTCATAA
- the tig gene encoding trigger factor, whose product MNITLDKNDEQLTGLLTVHLTEADYAPTVEKQIKEYSKRAQLKGFRPGMVPMGMVRKMYGKGILAEEINKMLGKAVDSYIKDNKINLLGEPLPVPSNVDFDTDKDFSFQFELGLLPDFQLPAELTAELHKVSLDDETLAQTNEQIARQYGETTNPDESEAGDYLFGKFKKAGEEGEGRTVLLPISKVTGDQAQFIGKKAGDVITFDLQAAFGNDAASISNFTGLSKKEAEEATGDYEFSVEKVNRTAAPEMNQELFDKVFGPEAVSSQEEFDAKVRETIQQNYDREAEGSLNNRIVQQLVENTEIKVPTEFFKKWLVRANEGKLTPETVEEHYSDYEKELKWSMIRNKVVEEAGLKVSNDEIVERTLDKIMGQFNMPNMPDEMRESMRQYADQYLKQENGKNYVNEYEAILAEKVLENLRGKVVVTDKPVTAEEFRTLHS is encoded by the coding sequence TTGAACATTACCCTCGACAAAAACGACGAGCAGCTGACCGGGCTGCTGACCGTGCACCTGACCGAAGCCGACTACGCGCCCACCGTCGAAAAGCAGATTAAGGAATACAGCAAGCGCGCTCAGTTGAAGGGGTTCCGCCCCGGCATGGTGCCCATGGGCATGGTGCGCAAGATGTACGGCAAAGGCATTCTGGCTGAGGAAATCAACAAAATGCTGGGCAAAGCGGTGGACTCCTACATCAAGGACAACAAAATCAACCTGCTGGGCGAGCCCCTGCCCGTGCCGAGCAACGTGGATTTCGATACCGATAAGGACTTCAGCTTCCAGTTTGAGCTGGGCTTGCTGCCCGACTTCCAGCTGCCGGCTGAACTGACCGCCGAGCTGCACAAGGTGAGCCTCGACGACGAGACGCTGGCCCAAACCAACGAGCAGATTGCCCGCCAGTACGGCGAGACGACCAACCCCGACGAGTCGGAAGCTGGCGACTACCTGTTTGGTAAATTCAAGAAGGCCGGCGAGGAAGGCGAAGGCCGCACCGTGTTGCTGCCCATCAGCAAAGTGACGGGCGACCAGGCCCAGTTCATCGGCAAGAAGGCTGGCGACGTGATTACGTTCGACCTGCAGGCGGCTTTCGGCAACGACGCGGCTTCGATTTCGAACTTCACCGGCCTGAGCAAAAAAGAAGCTGAAGAAGCCACTGGCGACTACGAGTTCAGCGTGGAGAAGGTGAACCGCACGGCGGCGCCCGAGATGAACCAGGAGCTGTTCGACAAAGTGTTTGGCCCCGAGGCGGTTTCTTCGCAAGAGGAGTTTGATGCCAAGGTGCGCGAGACCATTCAGCAGAACTACGACCGCGAGGCCGAGGGCTCACTGAACAACCGCATTGTGCAGCAGTTGGTGGAAAACACCGAAATCAAAGTACCCACGGAGTTCTTCAAGAAGTGGCTGGTGCGCGCCAACGAGGGCAAACTGACGCCCGAGACGGTGGAAGAGCACTACAGCGACTACGAGAAGGAGCTGAAGTGGAGCATGATTCGCAACAAGGTGGTGGAAGAAGCCGGCCTGAAAGTGAGCAACGACGAGATTGTGGAGCGTACCCTTGACAAAATCATGGGCCAGTTCAACATGCCGAACATGCCCGACGAGATGCGCGAGTCGATGCGTCAGTACGCCGACCAGTACCTCAAGCAAGAGAACGGCAAGAACTACGTGAACGAGTACGAGGCCATTCTGGCAGAGAAAGTGCTGGAAAACCTGCGCGGCAAAGTTGTTGTTACGGACAAGCCCGTAACGGCCGAAGAATTCCGGACCCTGCACAGCTAA
- a CDS encoding ClpP family protease codes for MLNKQEFRKFAVKHQGLSGLGVDQYIQHVEGQTRGGLILPTGMTRSVIEERPTRFAEIDVFSRLIMDRIVFLGTAVDDYIANILTAQMLFLESADAKKDILLYINSPGGSVYAGLGIYDTMQYVNPDVATICTGLAASMGAVLLAGGAANKRSALPHARVMIHQPSGGAQGQSTDIEITAREILKLKKELYDILAQHTGKTYQEIYDNSERDYWMRADEAKEYGLIDEVLEKKKA; via the coding sequence ATGCTGAATAAACAAGAGTTTCGCAAGTTTGCGGTGAAGCACCAGGGCCTCAGCGGCCTGGGTGTGGACCAGTACATCCAACACGTGGAAGGCCAGACGCGCGGCGGCCTCATTCTGCCCACGGGCATGACCCGCTCGGTGATTGAGGAGCGCCCCACGCGCTTCGCCGAAATTGACGTGTTTTCGCGCCTCATCATGGACCGGATTGTGTTCCTGGGTACGGCCGTGGACGACTACATCGCCAACATCCTGACGGCCCAAATGCTGTTCCTGGAGTCGGCTGATGCCAAGAAAGACATCCTGCTGTATATCAACTCGCCCGGCGGCTCGGTGTATGCCGGTCTGGGTATCTACGACACCATGCAGTACGTGAACCCCGACGTGGCCACCATCTGCACCGGCCTGGCCGCTTCGATGGGCGCTGTGTTGCTGGCTGGTGGTGCTGCCAACAAACGCTCGGCCCTCCCCCACGCCCGGGTGATGATTCACCAGCCTTCGGGCGGCGCGCAAGGCCAGTCGACGGACATTGAAATCACGGCCCGCGAAATCCTGAAGCTGAAGAAGGAATTGTATGACATTCTGGCGCAGCACACCGGCAAAACCTACCAGGAAATCTACGACAACTCGGAGCGTGACTACTGGATGCGTGCCGATGAGGCCAAAGAGTACGGCCTGATTGACGAGGTGCTGGAGAAGAAAAAAGCGTAA
- a CDS encoding beta strand repeat-containing protein — MKHLYLAAALLACSSITAQAQVGVGTTTPDAKSALDIRATDKGLLIPRLTAAQRTGITNPPQGLMVYQTDGTASGGPQTGFWYYAGTGGWVYLDAASGGLSLPYSGTANTGGTAFAVGNTGAGQALSGTTSATTAAAVQGNNTNATSGSGIGVLGTTVSGYGVRGTASGTNGYGVAGISTDSRGVSGASSSGAALYGRSTTGVSLQAQKAGADLGRIAELTNTNAANDSTAAYISTVGDGPALRAVNTATSGQPAIRGVKQAAAADGSGVEGVITSGANGDAAGVRGLDQSGGSVGSGVLGITASGFGVRGMATDGYGVLGSSTNGAGVYGSTQANSRSVAGVVGSGGFGADGVGVLGNSASGYGVRGVVTSGGIGVQGVATNVYGVNGISTSGVGVYGTSSSSYGAQGSSTSNSGVYGVTAAGNTGGVAGVEGTSTNSSGIGVLGTTASGYGVRGEATGSSGYGVSGIASGNNGYGVIGTASGGASGVYGGASGTGRAGYFNQTNSTSTANALEVQNSSLGQTAFFNQSNANNIASAVAVTSAGSGAALAVQATRANAPAATFDNSGSSATVDVANSGNAGRNALTVSNGTGVQASVTNQGRVLTTSTGGASNMLPVAYGRIAATLVAGNLSNPTYGYTKTAGTANWTVASSPLSGFPRITFTSSDLSTTGASGLVIIAAIGNDHYQSGDTSAPVASILYNAPPGAFDVKVTTATDSEIRYGSVYYYGPSVNPNLTGYSINFVIYKP, encoded by the coding sequence ATGAAGCATTTATACCTCGCAGCTGCCTTGCTGGCCTGCTCGTCCATTACCGCCCAAGCGCAAGTAGGCGTGGGCACCACCACGCCCGACGCCAAGTCCGCCCTCGACATCCGGGCCACGGACAAGGGCCTGCTCATCCCGCGCCTGACGGCCGCTCAGCGCACCGGCATCACCAATCCGCCGCAGGGCCTGATGGTATATCAAACCGACGGTACAGCCAGCGGCGGCCCCCAGACTGGGTTTTGGTACTACGCCGGCACCGGCGGATGGGTCTACCTCGATGCGGCCAGCGGTGGCCTTTCTTTGCCCTATAGCGGTACTGCCAACACCGGAGGCACCGCCTTCGCCGTGGGCAACACCGGCGCGGGGCAAGCCCTGAGCGGCACCACCAGCGCCACGACTGCCGCGGCCGTGCAGGGCAACAACACCAACGCCACCAGCGGCTCGGGCATCGGGGTACTGGGCACCACCGTGAGCGGCTACGGCGTGCGCGGCACTGCCTCGGGCACCAACGGCTACGGCGTGGCCGGCATTTCCACCGACAGCCGCGGCGTGAGCGGCGCCTCCAGCAGCGGCGCCGCCCTGTACGGCCGCAGTACCACCGGCGTGTCGCTCCAGGCCCAGAAAGCGGGCGCCGACCTGGGCCGCATTGCCGAACTCACCAACACCAACGCGGCCAACGACTCCACGGCCGCTTACATCAGCACCGTCGGCGACGGCCCCGCCCTGCGCGCGGTGAACACAGCTACTTCGGGCCAGCCCGCCATCCGGGGCGTGAAGCAGGCCGCTGCTGCCGACGGCAGCGGCGTGGAGGGCGTTATTACCAGCGGCGCCAACGGCGACGCAGCCGGCGTGCGCGGGCTGGACCAAAGCGGCGGGAGTGTGGGCAGTGGCGTGCTGGGCATTACGGCGAGCGGTTTTGGCGTGCGCGGCATGGCCACCGACGGCTACGGCGTGTTGGGCAGCAGCACCAACGGGGCCGGCGTGTACGGAAGCACTCAGGCAAACTCCAGAAGTGTGGCGGGCGTGGTGGGCTCCGGCGGCTTTGGCGCCGACGGGGTGGGGGTATTGGGCAACTCCGCCAGCGGCTACGGCGTGCGCGGCGTGGTGACGAGCGGCGGAATTGGGGTGCAGGGTGTGGCCACCAACGTGTACGGCGTGAACGGCATCAGCACCAGCGGCGTGGGCGTATACGGCACCAGCAGCAGCAGCTACGGCGCACAGGGCAGCAGCACCAGCAACAGCGGTGTGTACGGGGTGACGGCGGCTGGCAACACCGGCGGCGTGGCCGGTGTGGAGGGCACCAGCACCAATAGTTCGGGCATCGGCGTGCTGGGCACAACCGCCAGTGGCTACGGTGTGCGCGGCGAGGCCACTGGCAGCAGTGGCTACGGGGTGAGCGGCATCGCCTCCGGCAACAACGGATACGGTGTCATCGGCACCGCTTCGGGGGGCGCTTCCGGCGTGTACGGCGGAGCCAGCGGCACGGGCCGCGCCGGTTACTTCAACCAGACAAACAGCACCAGCACGGCCAACGCCCTGGAAGTGCAAAACAGCAGCTTGGGCCAGACCGCCTTTTTCAACCAAAGCAACGCCAACAACATCGCCAGCGCGGTGGCGGTTACTTCCGCCGGCTCGGGTGCCGCGCTGGCGGTGCAGGCCACGCGGGCCAATGCGCCGGCTGCCACCTTCGACAATTCGGGCAGTAGCGCCACGGTCGACGTTGCCAACAGCGGCAACGCCGGCAGAAACGCGCTGACCGTCTCCAACGGAACAGGCGTTCAGGCCAGCGTCACGAACCAGGGCCGGGTGCTCACCACGAGCACCGGCGGGGCCAGCAACATGCTGCCCGTGGCCTACGGGCGCATTGCTGCCACGCTCGTGGCGGGCAACCTGTCCAACCCCACTTACGGATACACGAAAACCGCCGGCACCGCCAACTGGACGGTGGCCAGCAGCCCGCTTTCCGGCTTCCCGCGCATCACCTTCACTTCCAGCGACCTGTCTACCACCGGCGCAAGCGGCCTCGTGATAATCGCTGCCATCGGCAACGACCACTACCAAAGCGGCGATACCAGCGCGCCGGTGGCTTCCATCCTCTACAATGCTCCCCCCGGGGCGTTCGACGTGAAAGTGACCACCGCAACCGATAGCGAAATCCGGTACGGCTCCGTTTATTACTACGGGCCCAGCGTAAATCCTAACCTGACGGGCTACTCCATCAACTTCGTAATATACAAGCCTTAA
- a CDS encoding OmpA family protein, translating into MQLLRIPLLALVLSALACSSRKDTTAEVAHKAPATPVATVAAKPAESAAPAPPAPADTAHAPAAPAGFDPASVPVAAPKLGAWPYFSLLDGYHKGTVKDPEISHDKFNGLFKDVAFDRYEFFDGVKLIPVEGRLTTFEALGKGASFFQVEKTYEKLVHDLGGVTVWEGNMEKFKDSKLKMDEERHRGRYGMWASEKAGVYMARTPDREIWVEVYQRYDDPAGYWLTVVEKKALPMQASVLPAAEMKKALDATGHVALYLNFDTDQATLKPDAQANIAQIISLLSQNPDLKLSVEGHTDNAGTAPHNQQLSEARARTVVANLTAQGIAADRLKAAGFGQTKPLADNATDAGKAKNRRVELVKM; encoded by the coding sequence ATGCAACTTCTTCGTATTCCGTTGCTGGCCCTGGTCCTCAGCGCGCTAGCCTGCTCGTCCCGCAAAGACACCACTGCCGAAGTAGCCCACAAAGCCCCAGCCACCCCCGTAGCGACGGTGGCTGCCAAGCCTGCTGAGTCCGCCGCGCCCGCCCCCCCGGCGCCCGCCGATACTGCCCACGCCCCGGCGGCCCCGGCCGGTTTCGACCCGGCTTCGGTGCCCGTCGCCGCGCCCAAGCTGGGAGCCTGGCCTTATTTCTCGCTGCTTGATGGCTACCACAAGGGCACTGTCAAGGACCCCGAAATCAGCCACGACAAGTTCAACGGCTTGTTTAAGGATGTGGCTTTTGACCGCTACGAGTTTTTCGACGGCGTCAAGCTCATTCCTGTTGAGGGGCGCCTCACCACGTTTGAGGCGCTGGGCAAAGGGGCCTCGTTCTTTCAGGTGGAGAAAACCTACGAGAAGCTGGTGCACGACCTGGGCGGCGTGACGGTGTGGGAGGGCAACATGGAGAAATTCAAGGACTCCAAGCTGAAAATGGACGAGGAGCGGCACCGCGGCCGCTACGGCATGTGGGCCAGTGAGAAGGCCGGCGTATACATGGCCCGAACCCCCGACCGCGAAATCTGGGTGGAGGTGTACCAGCGCTACGACGACCCGGCCGGCTACTGGCTGACCGTGGTGGAGAAAAAGGCCCTGCCCATGCAAGCCTCCGTGCTGCCCGCCGCCGAGATGAAAAAGGCCCTCGACGCCACCGGCCACGTGGCCCTCTACCTCAACTTCGACACCGACCAGGCCACCCTCAAGCCCGACGCCCAGGCCAACATCGCTCAAATTATCAGCCTGCTGTCGCAAAATCCCGACCTGAAGCTGAGCGTCGAAGGCCACACCGACAACGCCGGCACCGCCCCCCACAACCAGCAACTCAGCGAGGCCCGCGCCCGCACTGTGGTGGCCAACCTCACCGCCCAGGGCATCGCCGCCGACCGCCTCAAAGCCGCCGGCTTCGGCCAGACCAAACCCCTGGCCGACAACGCCACCGATGCCGGCAAGGCCAAAAACCGCCGCGTCGAATTGGTGAAAATGTAA